From Sinorhizobium sp. B11:
GCCAGTCGGTCCCGATGCTGGTCGATACCGGCGCCAGCATGGTGGCGCTCTCGCACGCCGATGCGTTGCGCATCGGCATCGATCCGAAGCAGCTCACCTACTCCATGACCGTGATGACTGCGAACGGCCGCGCTCGCGCCGCGCCCATCACCCTCGATCAGGTGGCGATCGGCCCCATCGTGCGTCACAATGTTGCCGCCACTGTCGCCGAAGATGGCAGGCTCGACCAGAGCCTGCTCGGCATGAGTTTCCTCGAAACGCTGGGCTCCCTGCAGATGCAGACGGATGAGCTGAGGATGCGGGACTAACGGTCAATGGTGGCCATGATCCAGTCCGCATAACGGTTCCCGCATATCGTCCCGGTCACAAGCGCTGCATCGAGCCTCCGCATCTCCTCAGCGTCCAGGTGGATAGAGGCAGCAGCAACATTCTCTTCCAGATAGGATCTGCGCTTGGTGCCGGGGATCGGCACGATATCGTCGCCCTTGTGCAGCAGCCAGGCGAGCGCGATCTGACCGGGCTTCACGCCCTTGTTCGCGGCTATGTCGAAGACGATCTGCGCCGCCTGCATGTTGGAATCGTAATTTGCGCCCTGATATCGCGGGTCGATCCGCCGCGTGTCGCCTTCCGGATAGTCCTCGGCCCGCGTCACGCCACCGGCGAGGAAGCCGCGTCCCAGAGGGCAGAACGGTACAAGACCGATCCCAAGCTCGCGCAGAACCGGAATGATCTCAGGTTCCAGGTTCCGCTCCCAGAGCGAATATTCGCTTTGCAGCGCAGAAACAGGATGGACAGCATGGGCGCGCCGAAGATTGGCGATACCGACCTCCGAAAGCCCGAAGAAGCGCACCTTGCCTGCAATGACCAGATCCCTGACAGTGCCGGCCACGTCCTCGATCGGGACGCTCCTGTCGAGGCGGTGCTGGTAAAGCAGGTCAATATGATCGGTCTGCAGCCGGCTGAGGCAACCCTCGACAACCCGGATGATGTTCTCCGGCCTGCTATCTGTGCCGACGATCCTGTCACCGTCGAAGCGTGAGCCGAATTTGGTCGCGATCACCACCTTTTCGCGCCGATCCGTGAACGCCTTGCCAAGTAGAGTCTCGTTCTTGAATGGGCCGTAATTTTCGGCCGTGTCGAAGAAATCGCAACCCAGCTCGATGGCGCGGTGCAGGGTCGCGATCGATTCCGCCTCGTCGGCTGGCCCGTAGGACTGGCTCATGCCCATGCAACCGAGGCCGATTGCTCCGACTTCCAGTCCCTGACTG
This genomic window contains:
- a CDS encoding aldo/keto reductase translates to MTLSRRKLGSQGLEVGAIGLGCMGMSQSYGPADEAESIATLHRAIELGCDFFDTAENYGPFKNETLLGKAFTDRREKVVIATKFGSRFDGDRIVGTDSRPENIIRVVEGCLSRLQTDHIDLLYQHRLDRSVPIEDVAGTVRDLVIAGKVRFFGLSEVGIANLRRAHAVHPVSALQSEYSLWERNLEPEIIPVLRELGIGLVPFCPLGRGFLAGGVTRAEDYPEGDTRRIDPRYQGANYDSNMQAAQIVFDIAANKGVKPGQIALAWLLHKGDDIVPIPGTKRRSYLEENVAAASIHLDAEEMRRLDAALVTGTICGNRYADWIMATIDR